The DNA window CCGAAAAAGTGGCATGCCATAATTTACTGGCTGGAGTTGTATATTTACGAAAAACACCAATATtcttgcgtatatatatatatatatatatatatatatatatatatatatatatatatatatatatatatatatatatatatatatgtgtgtgtgtgtgtgattgtgtgtgtgtgtgtgtgtgtggtgtatattaCTGTTTATATGTTCTTATGCGTAAGAATTTTCCCACATTTACACAAGTTTTCACTTTCGAAATATCTTTTCATCTCACTTTAGTTGTTTAACAAAACGTTTAAGATTTACCATTCAGGGTAAGAAACAAAACACGTTTCAATGCTCATTatacaaaatatctttattttttccttttttatcatgctataaaattatacaatatattctCTATAGATTTCTAAGAACATCATATGGACTAATAAATTTTTACAAGAGTcaagaaagtaaaaatgatattcaaGCAGACAGACTTGCTGAGGTACATCTTAGGTTGAGAATTGTTGATATGTCTATTCCTGACACTGAAGAGGTAAAATCTAATAAGGCCATAAGCTGGTCGCCCTTGTTTTCTGAATGCATGAATACCATTCTTATAATTTCTGTATCCTTTGAGCAGCAAAATCACTTGGAAGAGCTTCCATTTATACATGGCACCATAAAATCCCTATCTTCAACGGCCTAAGCGATTACCGTAACCAGATCCGAGTCCTAATCCGCCCTCATCACCGCCTCCAATTTGACCATCTTTGGAATCTGGCCTATATCCAACTCCACTTTGTCCACCTAGAAGTCCTGGGGCATAAGCATTATCACCCTGGTTAACCCCACCTAGCCCAGCACCAAGACCTGGTCCATATCCAGCTCCAGCAAGGTCCCTTCCTCCAAGACCACCATCATAACCACTGCCAATCACGCCTGGGGCATAGCCACCTCCGAGTCCGTTACCTAGACCTACCCCATAACCAGGTGCAAGGTTTGTGCCAAGACCGTTTCCAAGGCCAAGACCACCGAGTCCACCTCCTAGGCCATTTCCAAGATCTGATCCATAGCCAACATTGCCCAATCCATTTCCAAGACCAGCCCCACCTAGACCACCCTGAAGACCATTGCCATAACCAGCTCCTCCTAGATCTCCCTGAAGACCATTTCCATAACCAAGCCCTCCCAGACCCTGAAGACCATTTCCATAACCAAGACCACCTAGACCTTGAAGGCCATTTCCACCTAGACCTTGAAGGCCATTTCCACCTAGACAGCGAGACCATTTCCTAGACCAAGACCACCTAGACCGCGCTGAGCCATTTTCACCTGGTTTGAAGATATTTCAAACCAGCTCCGCCAGACGAAGACCATTGCCGCCTGAGACGAAGAGCCATTTTCCCATGTATCCACCAAGACCTTGAAGACCATTTGCCGCCCTGGGCATGGAGCCATTTCCACTAACCAGCTCCTGGGACCTTCAGGGACATTTCCTACTGGTGTGAAGACCATTTCCATAACAGCTCACTTGGACCTTGAAGACCATTTCCATATCCAGCACCACCTAGCCCTTGaagatcatttcctgtaactCACCACCCTGGACTTCAGACCATTTCTGTAGCCAGCCCACCAAGACCATACTGGCCCAGTTCCAGGGTCTCCAGGCCTGGTTCATAGCCTCTCCCAAGACCTCCCTGAGCTCCTAATCCACCGAGTCCTTGTCCAAGATTTGTTCCATATCCCAAATCACCTAGTCCTCCCAATCCATTAAGTCCTCCAAGACCAACTCCCGGGTTTATTCCGCCATATCCTCTTCCTAGACCTCCCAGTCCTCCAAGTCCTTGACCGATACCAACTAGAGGCCCTACTCCTCCGAGTCCTCCTCCAAGCCCTCCGACGGGTCCTAATCCTCCAAGGCCTCCACCAAGGGGTACTCCTTGACCCAGTCCTCCGCCATAACCGTTTCCAAGAAGAGGACTGTATCCGTTGTTGGTTCCTTGTGCGTTGTAATCATCCTCTTCTTTGTCCTTTTTCAACTCTGCACCATGGCCAGTTTTAAGTCCAGGATCAACTCCGAAATAACCAACGACAGGTTCGATCTCAGATGACGTTTTCTCCTTTCCTGCAACAAATGCTGTCAGGAATGAATTGCCTAAATCAAGCAGAAAAGTCAGAAGAAGAGCACAATAAGAAAGCttgattttattgtatataaaatgtatttgatCTTGAAAAGGTTAAAACAAGGCTAAATCAAAAGCAGAAAAGCAATCAGTATGGGTAAATTATGAATGTTTGTTAACTTCTCTACAATTAGaagttaaattttcaaatatttgtactCATCATATATAAATGTTCCAGAAAGATGTTGTTTCaactcttcatttcttttttttttaaccattactaattaaaatgtatgtactggtctatcattattgaacatttttctaagtcTAAATTTTAACTGCTATTTAACTTCTGAATCTAAAAGGGAGTTAAACATCATATTTAGTGATGTGTATAGCTATGCCAGtctacacacacccatacattacatacatataatggcgtaatattaatattttgtattaatatgtatgtgAGGAATAACAAGACAGATGATGTATGAATATCATAATTAATAGAGAGAAAAACCGTATGTTGTCAGtatttaaattcataattaaaaattaaaacttaagcTGAAGATTTCATCAGCATTGatcttaagaaaaatgaaaatgaaagtgaatgttttaaCATTCGATTTAGACAGCTTATTTGcaagaaaatcttttaaaatgtaatttatgcatgcaatatgaaaatgacattaatGCGTTAATTTAAAATCACtatcacattaataataataaatctgccAGAACTATCAACGAGAATATTTGTAAACATGAAAGCATCAAAAAGTTTTAAgatcatcaaaataatttaaaatctcAGAACTatcatgaataatgataaatctTAAAATACATCATCCGCAAAGTaatttaaaatcatcatcataataatgataaatcattAAGAACTATCAACGAGAATATTTGTAAATACTCGAAAACCTTTATCCGCAAAGTaatttaaaatcatcatcattaataataatgataaatctaTAAGAACTATCAACGAGAATATTTGTAAACGCTCGAAAAACTTTATCAGCAAAGTaatttaaaatcatcatcattaataataatgacaaatctATAAGAATTATCAACGAGAATATTTCTAAATGCGCTAAAAACTGCAACGGCGTCGGCAAAAAGATATACTAATGCTTTTTCCTCCTCACCAAGAACCTCATGACTCCAGGTGATTTCCGCACACAAGCCAAGAAGAAGGAAGCTGGTGGATATGACAACCTGAGATGAGGTTTCCCTTAATATATAGTGAATCTGACGCTGGATAAGTCTCCTCCCTCTATCCAGCACACCACTCCCCCTCACATCATTGCCAGGGCTAAACACACCCCTCCCAATAAACCCCCCAAGACCAAGGCCCCCTCCCCCCAGCCAGCCAGCCCCTTTCCTCCCAAAGCGTGCTTGGCTAAATGACAACCACACCCCAGTATTCCGCGGCGTGAGTAACTTGGTAGTAACATTGACCGTGAGGTTTTCCATTCGCCTCACGTGTGtccgcgcgcgtgcgtgcgtccGTGATCTTGGCGTTTTCTTATCCTTGGTGATCCTGATTCATAATTCTGTTTGGAAAACGTCTGACTCGGATAAATGGAGTGTGGTACGTCGGGGACAcctctttttattatcattattattttgaggtGCGTTCCGAGAGCTCATAGCCGTTGCGGTTAACCGCGCGGCGTGATTACGTcgctattgctctctctctctctctctctctctctctctctctctctctcacaattcataattGATTGGAAATTATTGATATACAGTCTGTTTACATGTAGTAATTCACATAAATATAGATAAGCTCGGTTTAGAACTTTGagatttgaatattggtattctAGGTCAATGACCTTGTGGATGCTGTCTCAGGGACAGTATAcgaaagagacagactgacagacagatttTTAGTATGATTAGAAGACGAAGGGATggtaaaacaaaggcaaaataaaaacaaataaaaaacgagaTTTAATTTATGGTCAAAGACGAAGTTAAAGAGGTGAATGGCaggaaaatgagagaagagaggaaagaaaagaaaagaaagaagaaagaaagtttttaatatagaaaacgaagaaaaaggtCAACCTAGggcaaaaataaaacagagaatttGTATGACAGAATACAAGAGTTAGAAAGAAGAATACAGAAGGTTGATACAAAATCTCAGTTGATGCAAAAATCAGTGGCAATCAGACAAAGACAACAGATTCAAgaaaaaagcagaaaagaaaaaattaagtttgcGATAGAAgtcgaagaaaaacaaagaaacagaagataatgaaatgaagaaaagaaaggagaagagagaggagagagagaggcagagcaaaaaaaagcaaaatgactGAAGAACCATTTAAAAAGTGCATACTTGACAAAAACAAATTCAAGAAGAAATGACTTTCATTTTCCAACTttcagtttcattctctctctctctttctcacaattTTGGGTGTCATAAAAATATCCTAGCTACAGAGCgtctccatttttcatttattatttagaaaaaaaatatcagatactCTTTCAATTATCTTGGATGtcaataaacacagaaaaaacttttgactgatttttttagaTGAACAGAAAATCttccatccattatttttttgacagaaaaagtAAAACCCAAATGAAATTCAAAACCCGATTTAAAAATTCCAGAGGCGCTCACGCatccatcataatttttttttttttaaagatttgcactcatgcacaataaaaaaaatggggaaaaacaaACCTCATCGGGAAGAAAAATTTTCCAGCTAAACAATAACACCATTACAAGGTCAAACTCGGTTAAACGCAAGGTCGTTCATTGTCGCGTAAGAAATAcctcaagcaaataaaaaaaaattaatcacattcACCtccattccaattttttttcttttttcttcccattttctaaCATTCTTCAAACTTAATCACCATCATTTCGAAGACCTTCTCAGTCTTTCCGAACGAGTTTGTCCCAGATGTTGAAGGAAGTACTTAGGAAGCGCTTACTTAGCTCCAAATTGGCCGGTAAAATGCCGACCTTGCTCGATTCAACACATATTTAGATTCCTTTATTATCTGATCCGTCCTTGATTGCGGATGATCGAGGGAAATGACTCGGCTGCTCGTTGCATAAGTCTGTCTTTCTTTGTATGTGCGTTTGAGTTCTGCCTTACGAAGGCGACGTTTTGGGGGTAAATGAGAgaactctctctcgctccctgtcaccttctctgtttgtctgtctgtctctctctctctatagatataagagtaaatgatctctctctatataaagatatacatacacatacacacacatacatttataaatatatatgaatatttatatatatacatatatatacatacatacatattatatacacacattacacacacacacacacacacatatatatatatatatatatatatatatatatatatatatatatatatatatatatatctgtgtgtgtgtgtttgtgtttgtgcctACCCTTGTAATGTCATCTAAATGAAAAGGGTGTACAGAAAATACTGagatatatatttgatgaaaagCAAAGCTCGTTTTATCCGCTTAACGTCGAATTCCTATTAACACGAATAAGTGGGAAGgaggatagaaaaataaaatgaaagagtcACTTAATGAGAACTGGCCGACAGACAGTTGGACGGGTGGACAGACTGATTGTGGGAAAACACTGCCGTCTCTTTGATCCCGTCTCTTCCTGTCataaaattgcttttatattttttttttttatttatttactttttttggagTTTTAAGCTCACAGTACCAAAAAACACAGAAAGATGTCAAAAAACGAATTTCGTCTTTTATGAGCAAATAGAAACGtacatgaaaaggaataaaaagtacTTTAGTCATTTGTGACTGCATGAAAGTTCtatgtttgagaaaaaaaaaaaactatagataaataaataaaataaatgaaaaaaaatctttgcaaatAGCTGCATGACTTTTCACGTGTTTTTACTTATGGTGAAAATTTGATGCATTACATAGCATCCTAACTACCTGTTTCAGTCaagtatacgtatgtatgtatgtatgtatatgtatgtatgtaagcatgaaagtacgtatgtatgtccacaatatatcagaaaatattaatgatgGATTACAATGAAACTTTATTATGGATTAGTACACTATGAGAGGTGCGGATCCGGATACGGATCTAGGATCACTATGTGAATGCAGAATCTAAATATGGATCCAGAATCCGGATGTGAACCTAGATCTGGATGTGGATCAAAGATTCGGATGTGGGTCCAGAGTATCTAGAATCTGGATATGGGTACAGCatccatatgtaaaaaaaattttttttttatcaagatccGGATGTACGTCTGAGATCTGGATTATGGTCCAGAGTATCCAGAATCCGGATAGGGAACTAGAATCCGGATTTCTATAACGGTTACGGTTATGGGACACCTGAATGctttaaatatattctttcttaTCTATAATTTCCCAAAGTCATGTTTGCCCGTTATTTATTGTCACAGAAATTTTAGCATATATTAATAATGCCCTCGATTTCACTTCACATTTGAACATCCGGACTAACTCTCGCCTTCCGGTGCTAATAAGATTATTGAAGCAGAGGTGATTTTACATCATTATTACTTAGATGTGAACTCGAAGTATCCTGTTGTCACTTTTTTCATCTTATAggttttgttgatatttatttctcttattatttaatCACTTTCACTTCATCACACATTATTACATCCGTGCTTTCAAAAACAGCTGATAATAGCGATCTGATacatcataatttattttgtgtCTCGATGACGATAAAGGAGGCAAAGCTGTAAGCTGGGATTATGAATGAATGGAGAATTCTTAGCATTAATATTATTTGCTCCTGTGTTGTCATTGTTTCcacctagttcctcgttggacgagttgagttctcggctagcactgc is part of the Macrobrachium rosenbergii isolate ZJJX-2024 chromosome 9, ASM4041242v1, whole genome shotgun sequence genome and encodes:
- the LOC136841894 gene encoding uncharacterized PE-PGRS family protein PE_PGRS44-like; translated protein: MGGVRAFVAGKEKTSSEIEPVVGYFGVDPGLKTGHGAELKKDKEEDDYNAQGTNNGYSPLLGNGYGGGLGQGVPLGGGLGGLGPVGGLGGGLGGVGPLVGIGQGLGGLGGLGRGYGGINPGVGLGGLNGLGGLGDLGYGTNLGQGLGGLGAQGGLGRGYEPGLETLELGQYGLGGLATEMV
- the LOC136841893 gene encoding ctenidin-1-like codes for the protein MSLKVPGAGENGSARSRWSWSRKWSRCLGGNGLQGLGGNGLQGLGGLGYGNGLQGLGGLGYGNGLQGDLGGAGYGNGLQGGLGGAGLGNGLGNVGYGSDLGNGLGGGLGGLGLGNGLGTNLAPGYGVGLGNGLGGGYAPGVIGSGYDGGLGGRDLAGAGYGPGLGAGLGGVNQGDNAYAPGLLGGQSGVGYRPDSKDGQIGGGDEGGLGLGSGYGNRLGR